The Natator depressus isolate rNatDep1 chromosome 23, rNatDep2.hap1, whole genome shotgun sequence sequence CTGGCCCCGCCTGGATGCGCTGGGTTCTGTAGCAGCCTCCTCCTGTGGCTCACAGAGCAATGAatggacccaggagtcctggctcccagacccccttgctctaaccactagaccccactcccctcccagagctgggagagaacccaggagtcctggctcccagccccactgctctaaccactagaccccactcccctcccagagctggggagagaacgcaggagtcccggttcccagctctgctctaaccactcccCTTCTAGAGCCGGggaaggaacccaggagtcctggctcccagcccccttgctcACTGAGCTCTGTGTTTGCCCCCTGACAGGTGGTGGGGAGCTCTCTGCTTTTCGTCCATGACCGGACGGGGCTGGCCAAGGTCTGGATGATCGACTTCGGAAAGATGGTGCCGCTGGCCGGGGGGCAGACGCTGACGCACCGGCTGCCGTGGGTGGAGGGGAACCGGGAGGACGGCTACCTCTGGGGGCTGGACAATCTCATCGCCATCTTCAGCACCATGGTGCAGAACTGAGCCAGGCGCCGGCAGGGCCTGGGCCGGCGCACTGGGGACACCCAGCACCGGCTCTGTGCAATAGACGGGCACTGCCGTGCGGTGCCCTCCCTGCCTCTTATTTATACAGCCAGATATGCTACAGCCCCGCTCGGAGCTGGGGCCCGTCGTGCCCCGTCTGCCTGGGCCCGCTTCCATCAGCTGACGGCCCCGCGCCGGGGAGGGCACCTGCAGGGCCTGGCCCGTCGCACAGACGCGATGGGACCTGTTTTACAGCAGCCAGCGGGAAGGGCCGAGACCTGGTCCCGTCTCGGAGCGGAGCCCTTTCCCGCTCAGCGGCTCGTTCCGCGGCCCGGGGAACCCTGGGAAGGCCGAGGCTGAGATGGGAGACACCAGCGTTTCGGCGGGCACGGGGGCAGCGATCCTGCACTCCGGGCGACGCCGGCCGAAGCGGAACCAAACCAAAGGGGGCTCGGATCGTCTGGGCCCCTCTCCTGTTCACGGCCCATTTTCCTGCAGCCCTGCTTAATTTTGCAGCTGGGTCCGGGTCCCGCCCCTGCTGGTATCAGACCCTGCCCCACCACTGGGCGGCTCCACGGGACCTGATCTGCAGGGAGCTGCCCATTAATGTTGTGTTAAATTCAAGACACTTTAAAAGACTTTTTGGCAACTCGGGGGTTGAAGCATAGTGACTGGGCTCTGAGACGACCCCCCAGGCGGCAGGGTGTCCCCCAGCTGCGGCTGCGGGGTTCTcaccccttcccctgaagcaTTTGTGGCCCTGCTGGAGGGTCGGAACTGGCTGGCCATTTCCACCCCCGGCGCTTTGCTCTTACCGGCCCATCCGTTTGGCTGTGCAAGGAGCCTCGCGCTGGCCCCTCTGGCCTGGGAACAGGCCGGCTGGGAACTGAGAACGCGGACTTACTGCCAAGCTTGCGCCACGCCCATGGGGAGCTCAGGGGGCCTGTGGCTGAGTCTGGCCTAGCCCGGGGCGGTTTTTCTGGAGGCTGGAGAGTTGTGTGGCTCTGTGCTGGGGTGAGCCTGGCTGGAAAGCTCAGTCCGGCTTTACAGGGGTCTTGGCCGTTTGGGACGCTGCCTCCTCTGCCAGCTTTGTGTGGTTCTCCTAGCCCAGCCTTGGGCTCGCCACGGGTTCTTGCCCTTCGCGCAGGGCGCTGGCACGGCCAGCCACGGGCCAGCTCTCCGCCAGGCTCCCGGCTCGGCTTGCACATCTGCAGAGGCGGATGCACAAAGGCCCGAGTGAGGCACCTGGTTTCCTCTGGCTCTGCCGCTCCCTCGGTGCCTCGTTTCCCGTGTGCTCGCCGCACGTCTGCGTGAGCATCTCATGGGCGGAGCCAACCCCCTGAAACACGGAGGGGGCCAGGGAGTCGCAACCTGCACCAGCTTCAAGCCTGGCCAGTCTGGGGAGCATTTTCCAAGGCCCCAGCGACGAGTGGATTCGGGAGCCCGGGCTTCACGAGGCCCGACCCTACTGGAAGAGACGATCCGTCTCTGGCTTCTGTGCCAAGGGCACAGCCAGTAGCTGCCTGAGCCGTGGCCGCTCTGCAGGGAGCTGCTCAGACCTCCAGCCCCTGCCGGTGGCGGGGAAGCGTCACTGGGTTCAGCTCTGGCTGTGAGCACAGATTCACTGCACCCTGGAGCTTATGGGGGCAGGCGGGCGCGGTTCATGGGACCGTCCTGCTCCCCGCTGGCTCGGGCTCAGGAGCGCAGCGTGTAGCCAGCCGGGCATTCGCTCCAGTCCCTTGAGTGCTGCCCAGTAACCAGCGGGAATGGGCCCCTCAGGATCCCTCCCAGAGCGTTGTCCCTGGCCCAGGCCTCTGCGTGGGGCTCTGCCACCCCTCTGGAGACGGGAACGGGGTGCTGAGGCCAATGGACAATGGCCAGGCCTCTGGGACCGGAACCTGTCACAATAAACAGAACCTGCCGGTGGTGGAAACCAAACAGCCTTTGTCTTTAATGCAGGTTTGCTGGGCGTGGTTCAGAGTTCCCAAGTTAGGTGTATGACAGCAGCTCTAGAGAGCTGAGACCATCaggctgggcgctgcccagaccccggccgagatcagggccccgtcgggccgggcgctgcccagaccccggccaaGATCGGGGCCCTGTCTGGGCGGGCACTGCACCAGCCCCGactgagagccagtccctgctctCAAGAGCTAACAGTGGTGGGTGGCAGACAGGAAGCGTTAAGTTATTTTCAGAGCCGGCCACAAGTACCTGCCGTTTCCTGGCGCCGTGGCCCCAAACCAGAAATCTGGGACATTCTGAGAAGCTCACtgggggaagagcagcagctcctctggAGAGGGCCTGAAatagctgctcctcccccacggCCGCAGCCTGGCGGGCACAGGGAAAACGGGCCGGGGCCACACCCGGCACTTTAACCCCAGCGGCTCTCTCCTCGGTGCGTCTGACTATTATAcgccctgcccctccccgtgCACCGCTCTGCAAAGGAGGGCAGGAACATCAGCCCCATTttgcagaggggaaactgaggcacggagaggggaAGCGCGGCAGAGCCAGGCCCCCCGAGTCCCAGATCAGTGCTCCACCCACTAGGCCCTGCTGTCCCTCGTAGCATGGGCGGGCCCAAGGGATGCAGGGAGTTTGCAGCAGGCGGGGGCTGTGCCGTCTCCTCCACCCGGTGCTCCCGTGGCTCCTAGCGCTCGGCAGCACGGGGTGGCccggctggctggggcagggcgctCTGTGTGGTCCTTGGGTGCAGCAGCACCGACTTGCCGCAGAGCCCTGCCCTGACGCCGCCCGCGGGCACCACGTAGACCTTGCCGTCGCCCGCCCGCTTGGGGCAGAAGTCCATCAGCTGGGCGTTGCTCTCGTGTGCCTGCCGGTAATTCCACAGCTGGGGGCGCCAGCTCTTGCCCTGCTTGGAGAGCAGGTAGATCTCCAGCACGTCCtccggggcgggcggggggcaggctgggccggGGCGGAAGAGGCCGGGGATCTGCTCGTCctcctggcaggccgggccgagGGCGCCGTCCCGGAGGCCCAGCAGGAGtcctgcagggggagaggagCTAGCCAGTCTCCCCAGGGCAGTCCTGTGCTGGGAATCGCAGCCGCAGGGTCCTGTCTGAGCAGCCTCGCCACGCCCCTGGGATCACTGGGCCAGTGCCGGGGGCAGCCCCTGTTGGCACAGCTCTGCAGGCTGGCCCCGTGCCCGGCCAGCTGCCGCCCCCTTGGGGCAAGTCTTGGAAATGCAGCCAGGCCAACTCACCCTCCTGGTTTCTTTCTCCCTGTGCCCAGGTGTGGGCGCAGGAAGCCCGGCTCTGATCGGGGCTGTCCCCACGCCCCAGCCTTAGGAGCCTGTTTTTCCGCACGGCGGCtgggcagccccagctccagatgctgggagccccaggccctcccATGGGGGAAGTTTGGGGGTGGACCGGGGCGGGGCGCTGCGGCCGCAGGGATAAGCTCACTCCCCACCCCGGGAGCTGCCCGGGAACAGGGCaaagggcctgagcaggaggggTCCGAGCCCCGTTCGCCGCAGCCCCAGAAGCTGCCCCCGCCCGTGCAGCCGGGACATACCTGAGACGACGGCCCAGTGGGCTTTGTAGCCGCGTCTCCTGCAGGGCTCGTGGTTGGAGTCCTCGTCGTAGCTGGGGTGGCCATTAAGGTTTGCCAAGGGGGCTGTGGCAGGCCGGCTGGCGAGGAAGGGGCACGTGGGGCGAGCAGGTtgccccagctctgggcaccCGGCTCCTGCCCCTGGAGAAGTGCCCTCCCTAGCAGGCACTGACTGGGCACACATGGGGTGGCTAAACCCCTCCAACCAGAGAGGGGCTGGAGCTTTaaatctgctgctgtctgaacctGCGGGCTCTAGACACCACCCCAGTGGCTGCCTCGGAAGGgcggggcatgggggaggcaggtgtgggggggcatTTAACCACTGGGAGGGAGAAGGCACCTGCCCCACATTcatcccccgcccccgctgcagCCGGGAAGAGGAGACGcgagagttggtggccacaccccaccccagaagtggccgcaTCTGCCTCTAAAATGACACCACCAGACCTGCTCTACAGGGGTATCAGAACTGCGCCAGCCCTGCCCATGCGTACAGGCTGCAGTGCGGAGCCCAGCACGGACGGGACACCCCAAGGGGTCGCTGCGCATGGGAAGGATACGGCAGTAGCAGGGGGCAGCCAGCAGTCAGATGGCGAAGGATCCTGCCCCGGTTCTCTCCCTCCAGACCTCCCGAAAGCAGCTCGGCCCGGCACTGGAACACCTCCTCGGCCAGCTGGGCCATGTCAGCCGCTGGGATGGGCAGAGACAGGGATTAGAGCTGCCCCGAGGCCCACCCCCGGCAGCGCAGCCTGCGCTCGGAGCGTGCCCCTGGCTTCCTGCCCCCCCAAGCAGCGCTCCGATGGCACGCGGGGGAACCACACTGCCGGGGGCACGCGACCCGACAGGGGGACAACCAAGGGCTCTGCAACCTAGCAAAGGTCTAACACGACCCAGTGGCTGGGAGgcgaagctagacaaattcagacaggaaatggGCACAGATCTGTAACGGGGAGGGGaatgaactattggaacaatttcccgAGGGCCGTGGCGGGCTCTCCATCACGGGGGCggtttaaatcaagatgggctgTTTTTCAGGAAGCTCCTGTTCACACAGGAGCCAATTCAGGGAAGGCCCGTGGCCCGTGTTCTACAGGCACTCGAACCAGCTGCTCACAATGGTCTCTGCCAGCCTGAGACTCGATGGATCAGCGAGAACACACAGCGCCGGCCCCACGGCATTTATACAGGCCGGGCTCACTGTGGCCTGCACTCAGGATTTTATCAGCAGCCTGACGATAGCCGCTGTTTTTCCTCACAAACCCCAACTCCCGGAGTCCTGGGATTCCACAAAGTCCTCAGCTTTTCCTGCTGGCTGTGGAGAAGAGCTGGGAAGTATGAGCCTGAAAGGCTCCAAAAGTGaatccccagcccagctgctcagTACATGCTCATGATCTCGGACCACTCAGGGCCGGCATTAGCGAGGCTCCCGCTGCCTGCCCCGGCTCCCAGAGGATCCTCGTGCCTTGGACAGAAACCTCCAAGTGCTCGCTCCTCGTGGGAAATTAACAGCCCGGCTGTGGGGTTCTTTCCCTAAATCAAGGAGCTTGCAAGTTTTCAAGAAAACTCATCCCGCTGGGGGGACAGAGGTGGGAGCTGAGGCTGTGCAGAGACCAGGGTTCAGCGaataaggctggaagggacaatgagaccatctagtctgacctcccgtccAGCACGGGCTGTTCCACATCACCCAGCTCCCCCTGCATCGAGCCCTTCCAGGAAGGCGTCCGGTCCCCAGCAACGCTCTAGGGGCCAGAGACTGAACTCCGGCAAGGCAAGAGCAAGGCCCTCATGCCCTGCGCTATGTACCGCCTCTGGGCACTTCCTCACGCAGTCACAACCCAGACTGGCCTTTGGAGGGTCCCgccagcacccagcccagctcctgtgGCCTAGTGCAGGGAGGGAGTTTTTAACCCCCACCGCAACCAGTCACCAACCTGAGAACATTTCTCCTTGGGcagtgtagcctctctccaatgCCACCTGCACGATCCTCTCCAGGGAGACGTCCTGGGACAGACTGAGGAGGGAGCCTGCCATCCACAGTGCCACCAGCCCGCACCTACAGGGGCAGAGACAAGAGACAATGCAGGGAGCCTGGGTCCCACGGGGTGAGCTCGGCCAGTCCCCCTGCCGGGTTCAGAGACAGGTATTTCTCCGCGAGCCTTGGAACGCTTCCCTGGGTTCCTGTGTCCTTTGGCCTCTTCCCCCTCGGCGTTCCCAGCCTCCCTACGGTTTTCGCCTCCCCTTGCAGCCTGGGGCGCGTGCCACCGGCTGGGCTCATCTGGGCACGTCTCACTGAGTCGATTCCCTGCCATCACAGCGGCCTGGGGCAGCGGTGGCACCTTGGTGGCTCCTGTTCCTGCCTGGGCTCACTGGAGCTTAGcccctgaggactgaaatgttttGCTCTAAGTCAACTCTCTGGGCTCAGCACATCGGTAACCAGGTGAGACTGAAGGGCCTGGGCCACCCAGGAGATCAGGCGACATGAGCGAACAGGCCGTCTGGCCACAGATGCTAGCTCCAGCAAGGCCTTTGCTCCTCCAGGGGAGTGGGGTACGGCTCACTGAGGTGCAGCTCACCCCCAGGCTGGGGTtcgggggagcagcctgggggcaCCTGTTTAAGATGGAAAAGGCCAGGTGTGGGGGTTTTAAAGGCAGATCCTGAGTCGGACGTTAGGTTTAGACCAACTCGTCCGACCTTGTGCTACCTCCTCACCATCCTTTTCCCTCCGACGTGGCGAGTAACGCTCCCCAGGCCCTTTGCGCTCTCACCCGCCACTCGGGCGGAGCTCCCCGTAAACATCCGCCCGGCTCCCTCCTCGGCCTCCTACACCTGCCGGGAAACGCTCCTTTGCCGGGACGCCTCCAACAGACTTCACAGCGGTTAGGCTGCTGGTGGGAGAAGATCCCTGCCCACCATGCTGAGTGGTATGGCCTCCTTGTTTCCCGGTGCTCCCTGTCCGTCTCCACTGGCTGGCTTGTCTCTTAAACCTAGATTGCAGGTCTCTGGGGCGGGGACTGTCTTTTGGGAGGTttatacagcaccaagcacaatgggggccGGGTCCACGGCTGGGCTTCCCAGGCGCGACCGTAATACAGCcgctggctccctgctcagcgCCAGGCTGGCCGCCCCTATGCTCCCTCCAATGCACATGGACAAAAGAGCTCTTGGCAACTCCTTGGGAGGGACCAAGCAGGGGAAGCTGTAGATCCATGGGACTgagacccctgccccaggcccctggGTGGGTCCAGCCCCCGGGTAgagccaccccctccccatcacacTCAGCTGCCAGAGAGATAGCGCTCGCAATACTCACTGGGGCCCCTCTTGGATTAAGGAAGGCACCGCCCTGTTGTAGAGGAGCCACTTGAAACACCCGCTGAAGCTGGAAGACAGAACCAAAGAAACACTCACTGGCCATTCGCCGTCCAGCGCCCGCTCGCCAGCACGTTCTTCTCTGCATAATTAATGAGACGATCTCGTCTCCTCCCAGAGCGCTTTGGAAGAACGGACTTCAGCTGCTGCTGGGACTGCGGCTACCTCTGGGCTGGGATGCGGCTGCTGTCTGATGGCCAGGTGGCAAGGCCCCACTGAGGGACAGGAAGTGGCCCAAGGTCCTGGACCCAGCGGGCACTGCAGAGGGAATTTAGGGAGGCAAAAGGAACTCAGCTCAGCTGGGGCCGGGCCAGGACACCGGGGTTCACCGCACCTGGACTTCGGGGCGAAGAGCAGAGCCTAGGAACTAAGTGTTACGTCTCATTTGAATTACGGGCACCTCCAGCACCACAGAGACCTGGGCTGCCACCCTGGGGGTTAGGGTCGGGGctgactgtgaggggagagcgccccccgccgagccccccaccccacagcgccccctagcgccccaCGGGGCCAGCACTGCCCGCcgggggagagtgccccctgctgagccccccgccctgctccctgccccacagcgccccctagtgccccacggggccagccctgcccgccgggggagagtgccccctgctgagccccccgccctgctccctgccccacagcgccccctagcaccccacggggccagccctgcctgctgggggagagcgccccctgctgagcccccctgccctgctccccgccccacagcgccccctagcgccctacggggccagccccgcctgcccagggacagcgccccctgctcagcccccctgccctgctctccgccccactccccgccccacagcgccccatggggccagccctgcctgccgggggagagcgccccctgccgagccccccgccccgctccctgccccacagcgccccctagcgccccaCGGGGCCAGCCCCGTCTGCccggggagagcaccccctgccgagccccccgccccgctccctgccccacagcgccccctagcgccccacggggccagccccgcctgcccagggacagcgccccctgctcagcccccctgccctgctctccgccccactccccgccccacagcgccccatggggccagccctgcctgccgggggagagcgccccctgctgagcccccctgccctgctccccgccccacagcgccccctagcgccctacggggccagccccgcctgcccagggacagcgccccctgctcagcccccctgccctgctctccgccccactccccgccccacagcgccccatggggccagccctgcctgccgggggagagcgccccctgccgagccccccgccccgctccctgccccacagcgccccctagcaccccacagggccagccctgcctgcccagggacagcgccccctgctcaacccccctgccctgctctccgccccactccccaccccacagcgccccatGGGGCCAGCGCTGCCCgcctggggagagcgccccctgctgagcccccctgccctgctccccgccccacagcgccccctagcgccccacggggccagcactgcctgccgggggagagcgccccctgctgagccccccgccccgctccctgccccacagcaccccctagcgccccACGGGGCCAGCCCCGTCTGCccggggagagcaccccctgccgagccccccgccccgctccctgccccacagcgccccctagcgccccacggggccagccccgcctgcccagggacagcgccccctgctcagcccccctgccctgctctccgccccacagcgccccatggggccagccctgcctgccgggggagagcgccccctgccgagccccctgccctgctccccgccccacagcgccccctagcgccccacggggccagccccgcctgcccagggacagcgccccctgctcagcccccctgccctgctctccgccccactccccgccccacagcgccccatggggccagccctgcctgccgggg is a genomic window containing:
- the ACTMAP gene encoding actin maturation protease isoform X2, yielding MAGSLLSLSQDVSLERIVQVALERGYTAQGEMFSAADMAQLAEEVFQCRAELLSGGLEGENRGRILRHLTAGCPLLLPYDEDSNHEPCRRRGYKAHWAVVSGLLLGLRDGALGPACQEDEQIPGLFRPGPACPPPAPEDVLEIYLLSKQGKSWRPQLWNYRQAHESNAQLMDFCPKRAGDGKVYVVPAGGVRAGLCGKSVLLHPRTTQSALPQPAGPPRAAER
- the ACTMAP gene encoding actin maturation protease isoform X1, which translates into the protein MAHRGGLPPPAPQQGPAPPPPPPAPPPPPPPRPLPPHGAKFLQGAPRSGDELRELLSRRKPSFSGCFKWLLYNRAVPSLIQEGPQCGLVALWMAGSLLSLSQDVSLERIVQVALERGYTAQGEMFSAADMAQLAEEVFQCRAELLSGGLEGENRGRILRHLTAGCPLLLPYDEDSNHEPCRRRGYKAHWAVVSGLLLGLRDGALGPACQEDEQIPGLFRPGPACPPPAPEDVLEIYLLSKQGKSWRPQLWNYRQAHESNAQLMDFCPKRAGDGKVYVVPAGGVRAGLCGKSVLLHPRTTQSALPQPAGPPRAAER